ATTACCTTGTTTGTATCTGGCGTACTGTTTCATTTATTGCTGCAACCTTTAGTGATGAAGACTGAGGTTCGCGCTTCATAAGATAAAGTCGCACGTAAAATAAAGCCTGATTTCAGAATGCTACTGGAGTCGGGCTTTTTTCGTTTCACATCAATATAGTTTACCTTTCGATTTAGAGATCAATCATTGATTTTACAGTTGTTAGGAATAGATTTAATCGACATTAATACCGTCTTAGGGTACTGTTATTATATACAGTGTTTTGTTGATTTACTAAATGAAACACATCTATGGTTATAAACTAAGGGGAATATATAAATGTTACATTCAAAAGCAAGCTGCCTTTGTGGTGCTGTTGAAATTACCGCAAACGAAATTAACCCTAGATTTACTGTCTGCCACTGTGACTCATGCAGAGGATGGGGTGGTGCTCCATTTTTTGCTGTTCAATGTGGAACGAATGTAAGCATTACAGGGTTGGATAAAGTGAAGACGTATAATTCATCATCTTGGGCATCTCGTGGTTTTTGCACTGATTGTGGAACCCATTTATTTTTTAAATTTAATGACAGTGGTGATTACAATATGCCAGTGGGTATATTTAAAGATTTGAATGGATTAGAAATGGATATGCAATACTTTAGTGATCAGCGACCTGACTATTATTGCTTTTCAAACGAAACGAAAGAAATGACCAAAGCTGAAATTATGGCTTATTTTGCAAAACAGATATAACAAGCATGTTTAAAATGACCAATAAAAAGCATCGAGATTAGATTTTTTATTAAAAAAGGCGTCA
This Moritella sp. 5 DNA region includes the following protein-coding sequences:
- a CDS encoding GFA family protein, translated to MLHSKASCLCGAVEITANEINPRFTVCHCDSCRGWGGAPFFAVQCGTNVSITGLDKVKTYNSSSWASRGFCTDCGTHLFFKFNDSGDYNMPVGIFKDLNGLEMDMQYFSDQRPDYYCFSNETKEMTKAEIMAYFAKQI